The window AAATTGATGGCAGATGACATAATTCAGCAAATAGTGGATAATGTAAAAAGTAGTCCCTTTTTTGCTGTGCTGGCAGATGAAGTAAGAGATGTAAGTGGGTGGGAGCAGTTGGCAGTGTCTCTTAGATACATGAAGGACAACAAGGCAGAAGAGAAGTTGATTAAGTTCATTGCTTGCAGCTTTGGGACAGGTAGTAGCATCTGTGCTGAGATACGGAATGCCTTGAGGCAGCTTGGTCTTGATGAAACACGTTGTCGAGCCCAGGCCTATGATGGTGCTGGTGCTATGTCTGGCCACCTTAACGGTTGCCAGAAGAATTTTCGAGACCATGTACCCCGGGCACAGTACTATCACTGCTGCAGTCACCAACTGAACTTGGCGTTGACAAAGTCTTGTAATGTGTCTGAAGTTCACTGCATGCTTTCCGACTTGAAGGCTGTTGGGCTCTTCTTCAAGTACTCCCCAAAACGGCAACGTACATTAGAGCAGAGTGTTGAACAAGAAAACACCAAGCGGACATCTGCCGGTGAAAAGCCAATCAGAGCTCAGAAGCTAAAGCTACTGTGTGAAACTCGCTGAGTAGAACGGCATACTGCCTTAAAAGACTTCAGAGATATGTACTTTGCCTTAGTCCACTGCCTCCAAGTTATTTCAGGCCAGATCATTGCCACTCCAACTGCTGCCTCTAAGTACGATGCGAAGTCTGTCACTGAGGCAAATGGCCTCCTCCGCTCGATAACGTCAGATTCATTCATCGTAGCTCTGCACTGCTGCACATATCTGTTCGGTTACACAAAGTGTCTGAGTGTTCTACTGCAAGGATCGCAATTGGATGTGCTGGAGGCATATGGTGAAATCAACCAAGTTCTAGGTCTGTTAGAAGAGATCAGAAGTAACAGTGAGAGAGAATTCTCTTCAATTTTCGCCTCTGCATCAGCAGTTACATCCCGTGTCTTAGACCAAGACCATCCACAAGTTCCTCGCTTAGCTGCACGACAGACACTACGCAGCAATCATCCTGCATCAACTCCAGAGAGCTACTGGCGGAGAGCTGTCTTCATTCCATTCATTGACAGCATGATCAGTGAACTTGGCAGTAGGTTCACTGACATGAGCCATGCATCAGTGCAAGGACTGCTGCTCCTGCCAAAACACTGCCAGAGCCTCACTCCTCACCACCAGGCAGCTATCCTGAAGGCTTATGCTCCAGATTTGCCTGATGACCCAACTTTCGAGGCGGAGATACGCCGATGGAAGAGGAAGTGGGAGTATGCAGGTGCTGCTACCTTACCAACCAGTGTTACAGAGACGCTGGGTGCTGTGAATGAAGTGGCATATCCCAACATTGTCTGCATTCTTCGCCTGTTGTTGATAATACCCGTCACCACAGCCACAGTTGAAAGAGCGAACTCTGCACTAAAGCTGATCAAAACAGACCTGCGGAGTACGATGGCACAAGACAGGCTAAATGCGCTAGTGCTCATGTTTGTCCACAAGGACTTGTCTGTCAACCATGAGCGTGTGATAGACTCTTTTGCGAAGGCATATCCGAGACGCTTGCTGTTCCTGGATCCAACTGCTACAACAGAAGAAGCACAATCACAGTGACGGTGACATTGTTTTCAGTGATGGTTGTATTGTCGGTCCATCAGATTTCTTCTTCAGTTCTGAATCAGTGATGTTACTTTTCCACACTCCTCTGTTTTCTGATGTTATATATCAacctgttttgcatgtgttgaGTAAAGTGAAATATAGTTATAATATGAAAATATCACAAACTCGACCTCATTTGAACTGATGACTATAAGATATTCCTAGAGGGCCAGCTGCGAAAATGTTGAACATGGACACGTGACTAACTGGTGACGTCATTACCGAACCTGACAGACCGCGCCTGTACCTAGTGagaatcctggatccgccactgttgattttggtgagagttccccttAAACGAGTTCATAAACTAAATGAAGTAGCAGTAAAGTGCTGACACTCGGCTGCTAGCTTGGAGGTTATTGAACATGCAGCTGCTGTACTATATATTGCATGACCAGAAACAACGTATCATGCAGAACTATATTTTCACTAAGTTTTGCACTGGTCCGATGCTATTCAAGCACTGTTTGGCTGTATTCAGTAGAAATAACTCTATTTCCTGTAAAGGGAGACACCACCTACTAGATTCGGTCATGTATTTGTAATCAGCGCTGTATCtatcaaagaagaaatggacTATGACATGCCACTAACTTTGGGTTGAGTCTGCGAAACAATGAAGCACCTGCGTTTGTTTTGAAACAACTTAATAGCTAGGATAATTGCCAACATCTGCTCTCGTGACAATTGCACTGCCCACGTATGTCTATCGACCCACCCACATATGTCTAATGGTTAGGTTGTTCGTTTGGTCGGTTGTAGTGTTGTCAACAAGACTCACTACTGTAACCAGAGGCAGAGCCTTTCATTAACTAATTTTAGAAAGTGACTGTTTTCACAAGGGACTTGTGCATCCGAGATGTGCAAGGTATCTGGACAAGTCTTTTTTGCAGTGGTGCAGTGTTTCTGCAACGATGATTTCTGTGATACATTTGGCACTGTCACCGAATTATAGTAAcagttggttgtcactgagaCTTCAAATTCAGCATCTAGGTTCATGCAGTATAGCTGCAGATTTCTCTCCTTTATTTGATGATGCTTCCATCGTTTGAGGCAATCCTATACCAACAAAATAGTAGATATCATCAAAACGGTGCTGTCAAAGGCCACCTTCAAACACAACATTTACTGTTCAAGGTTCACAGACAGGGCTTATCAAATGCGACGATTGCTATTTATTTACAATTTGTGCAGCAGTGACTGATAAtaagaaaaacaagaaaatgtaaATTATGCCTTAATACAGAATGGATATGTTAGATAGTGTTTTGGTTAGACAAATGAGTCTGGTGGCCTAAGATACATGTAGTTGCCACTGTGATTATGAATATCATGAAGTACAATATTAATCAGATAACAAATTTAGCTGTTGACtattatttcttaattttatACCTTTCTATTTAAGTCTTTGATAACTTTGTCAATTATTTATCCATTACTGCTATCCATTGATCTTGTGCATAGCTTTTAGCCAATGTTTATCTCAATATTTGATGGACTTTtccttgtttctgtttcttgaAAATAGATCACCTGGCATCTTGTTTCTTGTCATTCTAATTATATGGGAGTTTGTACTTTGTTGctattatttttgttgtaattgtattgATACAGCATGtgtcaaaattaaatattgcTTGTGCTAGATCTTGAAACTGgttatgttttattttgttttgtagatgTGTCCATATTTTGTTTCTCGTAACTTGTTGACTGGAGCTGACATCATTTTCTGTCCATACAATTATCTTATTGACCCCAAGATTAGAGAccaggtcacacacacacacacacacacacacacacacacacacacacacacacacacacacacacacacacacacacacacacacacaccacagcaaCAGCTCAACAACTTGTAGTTTTTGTATATTATGCATTTATTAGATGGGAATTGATCTGAAAGGGCAGATTGTCATACTAGATGAAGCTCACAATATTGAAGATTTTTCTCGTGAGGCAGCTAGTTTTAGTGTTTCTATGGAAGAGTTACAGGTAGCTTCTGACGAGATGAGTAGGATGGGTGAGTAATTATGATTTGTGTTGATCTTGTTTTATTGTTAAGTACATCGAAATTATCTGTTTATGTCttcttgctcttcatgacGAGGTTGAGGAGGTAGTCCGttatgctagaaaatatctTAATGTCAACAAGGTGTGctatgagtctgtgtggtaCACACTTTACACCTGTCCAGACCATTGTAAGTGGCCAAACGTTCTCCAATTGTGCCAGCTAGTATTTAGTCTCCCCTTTactaccacacatgttgaaaggatgttttcgtcgctgaaactgatcaagacagacaggcgcaCCAGCATGGGcaacaccaccttgtctgacCTTATGGAAGTATACCTTCAAGGACCATCACTTGAAGACTTTCACGCTGACGCCGCTATTCAGCTGTGGTGGGAAGGATGCAAGACCAACCGCCGTCCTAATCAACgtttcagaaagcaatacaGAGCAAGGGAAACTGAAGAGTTGGCCCAAGACGATAGCACTAGTagctttagtttagatgactgggacGTGTGGCATAATCCTCTAAGCCCGTCTACAGATAGTTTTCCAGAAGAGTCTGACT of the Corticium candelabrum chromosome 2, ooCorCand1.1, whole genome shotgun sequence genome contains:
- the LOC134198245 gene encoding 52 kDa repressor of the inhibitor of the protein kinase-like, with the translated sequence MYFALVHCLQVISGQIIATPTAASKYDAKSVTEANGLLRSITSDSFIVALHCCTYLFGYTKCLSVLLQGSQLDVLEAYGEINQVLGLLEEIRSNSEREFSSIFASASAVTSRVLDQDHPQVPRLAARQTLRSNHPASTPESYWRRAVFIPFIDSMISELGSRFTDMSHASVQGLLLLPKHCQSLTPHHQAAILKAYAPDLPDDPTFEAEIRRWKRKWEYAGAATLPTSVTETLGAVNEVAYPNIVCILRLLLIIPVTTATVERANSALKLIKTDLRSTMAQDRLNALVLMFVHKDLSVNHERVIDSFAKAYPRRLLFLDPTATTEEAQSQ